In one Pungitius pungitius chromosome 13, fPunPun2.1, whole genome shotgun sequence genomic region, the following are encoded:
- the ccdc88ab gene encoding girdin isoform X2, with protein MESEVFTPLLEQFMLTPLVCWVKTAGQASLTDGTQLSEYIELVDGIYLNEIMLEINPKATVQRTNKKVNNDPTLRIQNLSILIRQVKGYYQDTLQQLVMMPLPNVLVLGRNPLSEQGLEEMKKLLLLLLGCAVQCEKKEEYIEGIQTLDFDSKAAIASHIQEVTHNQENVVDLHWLESGEMPAEDLDSLSRNLAFHLKRLVDDRDTQLETIVELTQERDCVQLSPLAPCPTQSPGDSPSMRRTESRQHLSVELADAKAKIRRLRQELEEKSEQLLDTRQELENMEVELRRLQQESYQLVSDARSARAYRDELDALREKAIRVDKLESELSRYKERLHDIEFYKARVEELKEDNQVLLETKSMLEEQLDATRSRSDKLHLLEKESLQLKSKIHDLEMERDMDRKRMEEILEENLVLEMAQKQSMDESLHLGWELEQLAKTPELTEAPQKSLGEEVNELTSSRLLKLEKDNQTLMKTVEELRGAASHDTVTHKLSKVNLENQRLNQKLEQLGSELTADRESLLSAESLSTDLMKEKALLEKTLETLRENSERQLKGLEQENKHLSQTVTSLRQRCQVGAEARVKDVEKENRVLHESICETTAKLNKIEFERKQLRKELEVVKEKGERAEELEVQMQKLERVNESLQKKVSSLGITCEKVSSLEKENSDLEAEGRHLKKKLDTLKNMTFQLEAVQKENSQLEKENLELRRLAESLRSAGAKAAQLEAENRELESERSHLKRSMELLKASSKKTERLEVSYQGLDTENQRLQKALENSSKKIQQLEEELQEVETENQSLQRNLEELKISSKRLEQLEQENKILEQESSQLEKDKKHLEKENKRLRQQAEIRDSKLDDDNQRISCLEKENRTMGKEMIFFRDSCTRVKDLERENKELVKLGTIDKKTLSTLREELVSEKLRTQQLNNDLDKLTHELEKIGLNKERLLHDESSDDRFRLLETKLESTLKSSLEIKEEKIAALEARLQESSNLNQQLRQELKTVKKNYEALRQREEEERMVLSSPPRGGDDPQAVSKWENESHEATRELLKVKDRLIEVERNNATLQAEKAALKSQLKQLETQSANLQAQIVAVQRQTASLQENNTSLQTQNAKLQVENSTLSSKSAALMAQNAQLQSQQSSVEGEREGALKDKEELRSTYELLLRDHEKLAALHERQAAEYEALIGKHGGLKTSHKGLEQQHRDLEDKYKQLMQRKGELEDLEKHLKEQQEKMALENQTHQATADQYKLLKEDNDRLNNTYRQLVKDNDNLQLDHKNVKTQLNSAKLDQTKLEAEFSKLKEQYQQLDITSTKLTNQCELLSQLKGNLEEENRHLLDQIQTLMLQNRTLLEQTMESKDLFHVEQRQYIDKLNELRRQKEKLEEKIMDQYKFYDPSPPRRRGNWITLKMRKLIKPKSRERMRSLTLTPSRSESGDGFLTFPQDSQDSSSIGSGSNSLDDTLTQKRSSTLKRLPFMRNRSKDKDKAKAIYRRSMSMNDLLQTMAVAGDPDAQWASSIDNLDGAEAGDAGAAASRGRSGRRMKDLALSTNAIDCAALTLPTPGHRRAKLRLQVKDNASCEDVTGSLEDPKSHACRPTSLHSNRTISSNSNNNSHLTSPLEGKGALNGSLSRPHSESSGEFSLSLDQEVWSSSGSSPVQQPTSSRSSHQSPLQLRRALEPSAAAGGAGPTQAAKAGSPVREVLSLQQFLDEGIDPAESGSQENLTADSPRLSTSSERAPKERPKSRGILRSSSGKAAPVASDRPPRVAGQPGRPTLRKAESTRVRGSAPVRPGLSSQGKATSVSGRLDLASSTLPRASSVISTAEGTTRRTSIHDLLSKDHRHPVSVDAAPPPAAAAAAKAGGRPQPTPSEYRPGSADLKGPLTAAAPLPKSLSLPCRSSEDPDLSTLESFLGPSFTAESVFMDSIFSESLGKHHPFLSLNPTLVSNISGPPVTNKTHTPPPPKTPNQDAFSQSNGPASGGADPGCVNNEDESLSPEDKQSLWYEYGCV; from the exons AGCAAGGTCTGGAGGAGATGAAAaaactgttgctgctgctactgggCTGCGCGGTGCAG TGCGAGAAGAAGGAAGAATACATCGAGGGTATCCAGACTCTGGACTTTGACTCAAAAGCTGCCATAGCATCCCACATCCAAGAG GTGACTCATAATCAGGAGAACGTAGTGGACCTGCACTGGCTGGAAAGTGGCGAAATGCCTGCAGAGGACCTGGACAGCCTCTCCAGAAACCTGGCTTTCCACCTCAAACGCCTGGTGGACGACAGGGACACGCAGCTGGAG ACGATAGTGGAGTTGACTCAGGAGAGAGACTGCGTGCAGCTGTCCCCACTGGCTCCCTGTCCCACCCAGTCTCCCGGAGACTCCCCCAGTATGAGGAGGACCGAAAGCCGCCAGCACCTCTCTGTGGAGTTGGCTGATGCCAAGGCCAAGATCCGCCGGCTTCGACAGGAACT ggaggagaagagcgagCAGCTTTTGGACACCCGGCAGGAGCTGGAGAACATGGAAGTGGAGCTCAGGAGGCTTCAGCAAGAG AGCTACCAGTTGGTGTCGGACGCTCGATCGGCGCGGGCCTACCGCGACGAGCTGGACGCGCTCCGAGAGAAAGCGATCCGCGTGGACAAACTGGAGAGCGAGCTGAGCCGATACAAGGAGAGGCTTCACGACATTGAGTTCTACAAGGCCAGGGTGGAG gagCTGAAAGAGGACAACCAGGTCCTGTTGGAGACAAAGAGcatgctggaggagcagctggatgcGACCCGGAGCCGCTCCGACAAACTGCACCTTCTGGAGAAAGAGAGTCTGCAGCTCAAATCAAAGATCCATGACCTGGAGATG GAGCGGGACATGGATCGTAAACGTATGGAGGAGATCTTGGAGGAGAACCTTGTGCTTGAGATGGCCCAGAAACAGAGCATGGACGAGTCCCTGCACCTGGGCTGGGAACTGGAGCAACTGGCCAAGACGCCGGAACTGACTGAAG CCCCTCAGAAGTCGTTGGGCGAGGAGGTGAATGAGCTGACCTCCAGCCGTCTGTTGAAGCTGGAGAAAGACAACCAGACCCTGATGAAGACTGTGGAGGAGCTCAGAGGAGCAGCCAGTCATGACACGGTGACACACAAACTATCAAAAGTCAACCTGGAAAACCAGAGACTCAACCAGAAA TTGGAGCAGTTGGGGAGCGAACTGACAGCAGACAGAGAGTCCCTGCTGAGCGCTGAATCACTCAGTACTGACCTGATGAAGGAGAAGGCTCTACTGGAGAAGACTCTGGAAACACtcagagaaaactcagagagacag CTGAAGGGCCTGGAGCAGGAGAACAAGCACCTGAGCCAGACGGTGACGTCTCTGCGCCAGCGCTGCCAGGTCGGAGCTGAGGCCCGGGTCAAGGACGTGGAGAAAGAGAATCGCGTTCTCCACGAGTCCATCTGCGAGACAACCGCCAAACTCAATAAGATAGAGTTTGAAAGGAAACAACTTC GCAAGGAGCTTGAAGTAGTGAAGGAGAAAGGCGAGCGGGCTGAGGAGTTGGAGGTCCAGATGCAGAAGCTGGAAAGGGTCAACGAGAGCCTGCAGAAGAAAGTATCCAGTCTAGGAATCACCTGTGAAAAG GTGTCTtctttggagaaggagaactcAGATCTGGAGGCGGAAGGCCGCCAtctgaagaagaagctggacaCTCTGAAGAACATGACCTTCCAGCTGGAagctgtgcagaaggagaactCCCAGCTGGAGAAGGAAAACCTGGAACTCCGGCGCTTGGCCGAGAGCCTCCGGTCGGCGGGCGCTAAGGCCGCTCAGCTGGAGGCCGAGAACAGGGAGCTGGAGAGCGAGAGGAGCCATTTGAAGCGCAGCATGGAGCTGCTCAAAGCCTCATCCAAAAAGACTGAGAGATTAGAG GTGAGTTACCAGGGCCTAGATACAGAGAACCAGCGCCTGCAGAAGGCTTTAGAGAACAGCAGCAAAAAGATTCAACAGTTGGAGGAAGAGCTGCAAGAGGTGGAGACTGAGAACCAAAGCCTCCAACGCAACCTGGAAGAGCTCAAGATCTCCAGTAAACGCCTGGAGCAGCTGGAACAAGAG AACAAGATTCTGGAGCAGGAAAGCTCGCAGCTAGAGAAAGACAAGAAGCacctggagaaggagaacaagCGGCTGAGGCAGCAGGCCGAGATCCGCGACTCCAAGCTGGATGACGACAACCAGCGGATCTCCTGCTTGGAGAAAGAGAATCGGACCATGGGCAAAGAGATGATCTTCTTCAGGGACTCCTGCACCAGGGTCAAggacctggagagagagaacaaggagCTGGTCAAACTGGGCACCATTGATAAGAAGACCCTCAGCACACTCAGAGAG gagcTTGTGAGTGAGAAGCTGCGTACTCAGCAGTTGAATAACGATCTGGACAAACTGACCCATGAGCTGGAGAAGATTGGACTGAACAAAGAGAGGCTTCTGCACGACGAGAGCTCTGACGACAG GTTCAGGCTCCTGGAGACCAAACTGGAGTCGACTCTGAAATCGTCTTTGGAGATTAAAGAGGAGAAGATCGCCGCCCTGGAGGCCCGACTGCAGGAGTCCTCTAACCTCAACCAGCAACTGCGCCAGGAGCTCAAGACG GTGAAGAAAAACTACGAAGCGCTGCgccagagggaagaggaggagaggatggtgcTGAGCTCGCCCCCTAGAGGAGGGGATGACCCTCAGGCTGTCAGTAAATGGGAGAACGAGAGTCATGAAGCCACCAGAGAACTGCTGAAAGTCAAAGACAGACTCATCGAGGTGGAGAGGAAT AATGCCACGCTGCAAGCTGAGAAGGCGGCCCTGAAGAGTCAGCTCAAACAACTGGAAACTCAAAGCGCCAACCTGCAGGCCCAGATAGTGGCCGTGCAGAGACAGACTGCTTCTTTGCAGGAGAACAACACGTCGCTTCAAACGCAGAACGCCAAGCTGCAG GTGGAGAACTCCACCCTGAGCTCAAAGAGTGCGGCCCTCATGGCCCAGAACGCTCAGCTGCAGAGCCAGCAGAGCAGCGTGGAGGGCGAGCGCGAGGGAGCGCTGAAGGACAAAGAGGAGCTGAGGTCCACCTACGAGCTGCTCCTGCGCGATCACGAGAAGCTGGCGGCGCTCCACGAGAGGCAGGCGGCCGAGTATGAAGCCCTGATCGGAAAGCACGGCGGCCTGAAGACCTCCCACAAGGGCctggagcagcagcacaggGACCTGGAGGACAA GTACAAGCAGCTCATGCAGAGGAAAGGAGAGCTGGAGGATCTGGAGAAACATCTCaaggagcagcaggaaaagATGGCGCTAGAGAATCAAACACACCAAGCCACAGCTGATCAGTACAAACTGCTGAAAGAAGATAATGATAG GCTGAATAATACCTATCGTCAGCTGGTGAAGGACAACGACAATCTCCAGCTGGACCATAAGAACGTGAAGACTCAGCTGAACAGCGCCAAGCTGGACCAGACTAAGCTGGAGGCTGAATTCTCTAAACTGAAGGAGCAGTACCAGCAGCTGGACATCACCTCAACCAAGCTCACCAATCAGTGCGAG ttgtTGAGCCAGCTCAAAGGAAACCTTGAGGAGGAGAATCGCCACCTTTTGGACCAGATCCAGACTCTGATGCTGCAGAATCGCACACTGTTGGAGCAAACCATGGAGAGCAAGGACCTGTTCCACGTCGAGCAAAGACAATACAT AGACAAGCTGAATGAGCtgaggagacagaaggagaagctggaggagaagatcatGGACCAGTACAAGTTCTACGACCCCTCACCTCCACGCAG gcGTGGCAACTGGATCACTTTGAAGATGAGGAAGTTGATCAAGCCGAAGAGCCGGGAGAGGATGCGCTCTCTCACGCTGACGCCCTCCCGCTCAGAGTCCGGCGACGGTTTCCTGACGTTCCCCCAGGACAGCCAGGACAGCTCGTCCATCGGCTCCGGGTCCAACTCGCTGGACGACACGCTGAcacaaaagaggagcagca CTTTAAAAAGGTTGCCTTTCATGAGGAACAGATCCAAGGACAAAGACAAGGCCAAGGCCATCTACCGGCGCTCCATGT CCATGAATGACCTGCTGCAGACCATGGCGGTGGCGGGCGACCCCGACGCCCAATGGGCGAGCAGCATCGACAACCTGGACGGCGCCGAGGCCGGGGACGCCGGCGCGGCCGCGAGCAGAGGGCGCAGCGGGCGGCGCATGAAGGATCTCGCCCTTTCCACCAACGCCATCGACTGTGCCGCCCTCACCCTGCCCACGCCCGGGCACCGCAGGGCCAAGCTGCGgctccaggtcaaag ACAATGCCTCCTGTGAAGACGTTACCGGCTCCTTGGAAGACCCCAAGAGTCACG CCTGCAGACCCACcagtctccatagcaacaggaCCATCAGTAGTAATAGTAACAATAACTCCCACCTCACTTCTCCTCTGGAGGGCAAAG GCGCGTTGAACGGCAGCCTCAGCAGGCCTCACAGCGAGAGCAGCGGGGAGTTCAGCCTGAGCTTGGACCAGGAGGTGTGGtccagcagcggcagcagccccGTGCAGCAGCCCACCTCCTCGCGCTCCTCCCACCAGAGCCCCCTGCAGCTGCGCAGGGCGCTCGAGCCGTCCGCAGCCGCGGGCGGCGCCGGCCCGACCCAGGCGGCGAAAGCGGGTTCCCCGGTGAGGGAGGTGCTTTCCCTGCAGCAGTTCCTGGATGAGGGCATCGATCCTGCAGAG TCTGGCAGTCAGGAGAACCTCACCGCGGACTCTCCTcgcctctccacctcctccgagCGCGCGCCCAAAGAGCGCCCAAAGAGCCGAGGCATACTGCGCTCCTCCAGCGGGAAGGCGGCGCCGGTCGCCTCGGACCGCCCGCCCCGGGTCGCCGGGCAACCGGGTCGCCCCACCCTGCGCAAGGCGGAGAGCACCCGCGTCCGGGGCTCGGCGCCGGTCCGCCCGGGCCTGTCGTCGCAGGGCAAAGCCACGTCGGTGTCGGGGCGCCTGGACCTGGCCTCGTCCACGCTGCCCCGCGCCAGCAGCGTCATCTCCACCGCCGAGGGCACCACGCGGCGCACCAGCATCCACGACCTGCTCTCCAAGGACCACCGCCACCCGGTGTCCGTCGACGCGGCTcctccccccgccgccgccgccgccgccaaggcCGGGGGGCGCCCCCAGCCGACACCCAGTGAGTACCGCCCCGGCAGCGCCGACCTAAAGGGACCCCTtaccgccgccgcccccctgcCAAAGTCACTCAGCCTGCCCTGCCGTAGCTCGGAGGATCCAGACCTCTCCACCCTGGAGTCCTTCCTGGGCCCCTCCTTCACCGCCGAGTCCGTCTTCATGGACTCCATCTTTAGTGAGTCGCTGGGCAAACACCACCCCTTCCTGTCTCTGAACCCCACCCTAGTCAGCAACATCAGCGGGCCTCCGgtcacaaataaaacacacacccctcctcctcctaaaaccCCAAACCAGGATGCTTTCAGCCAATCAAACGGCCCGGCCAGCGGGGGCGCCGATCCGGGTTGTGTGAATAACGAGGACGAGTCCCTGAGCCCAGAGGACAAGCAGTCCCTGTGGTACGAGTAcggctgtgtgtga